One region of Candidatus Bipolaricaulota bacterium genomic DNA includes:
- a CDS encoding Fic family protein: MSTRGSGRAGRYVRQPQGYRAFIPAPLPPNPPVRVDAQMQVALSQAELALGRLDGSIQTLPDPDLFVFMYVRKEAVLSSQIEGTQSSLDDLLEAEAKIFRADRPRDVEEVLNYVNAMNYGLERLRTLPISVRLIREIHKRLLKGVRGARRQPGELRTTQNWIGPGGCTLNEATFVPPPPSEVPKALGDWERFLHKDYTMPFLIKVGLAHAQFETIHPFLDGNGRIGRLLITFLLCERGILQKPVLYLSYYFKRYRQRYYDLLQAVRDTGDWESWLKFFLQGITEVSQEATTTARRIVELREAHRALIIEQFGRVAANGLKVLESLYSRPIITVNDIADITGTSFTAANQLMQKFVAHELLSEITGQVRNRRFRYDAYIDLFTEGAQV; the protein is encoded by the coding sequence GTGTCTACGAGAGGATCCGGACGAGCCGGACGGTATGTTCGACAGCCTCAAGGTTATCGTGCCTTCATTCCTGCGCCGTTGCCTCCAAATCCGCCGGTTCGTGTGGATGCGCAAATGCAGGTTGCACTTTCGCAAGCTGAACTCGCTTTAGGCCGGTTGGATGGTTCAATCCAAACCCTTCCTGATCCAGACCTGTTTGTTTTTATGTACGTCCGTAAAGAAGCGGTGTTATCAAGCCAAATCGAGGGCACCCAAAGCTCGCTCGACGATCTGCTCGAAGCGGAGGCAAAGATATTCAGGGCGGACCGGCCGCGGGATGTGGAAGAAGTCCTCAACTATGTAAACGCCATGAATTATGGTCTGGAACGTCTTCGGACGCTCCCCATATCGGTACGTCTGATCCGCGAAATTCATAAGCGGCTCCTCAAGGGTGTTCGGGGAGCTCGCCGCCAACCTGGTGAGTTGCGAACCACGCAAAATTGGATCGGTCCGGGTGGCTGCACTCTAAATGAGGCCACCTTCGTCCCTCCCCCACCGAGTGAGGTCCCAAAAGCGCTCGGGGATTGGGAACGTTTCTTGCACAAAGATTACACGATGCCCTTCCTGATCAAGGTGGGACTGGCACACGCCCAATTCGAGACCATCCATCCGTTTCTCGATGGCAACGGAAGGATCGGCCGCCTGCTTATCACGTTCCTCCTTTGTGAACGCGGCATCCTGCAGAAGCCCGTACTCTACCTCTCTTACTACTTCAAACGATACCGGCAACGGTACTACGATCTGCTACAAGCCGTGCGAGACACAGGTGATTGGGAGTCGTGGCTGAAATTCTTCTTGCAGGGGATCACAGAGGTATCTCAAGAAGCTACGACCACTGCCCGGCGCATTGTGGAGCTACGCGAAGCGCATCGGGCTTTGATTATTGAGCAGTTTGGACGTGTGGCCGCCAACGGGCTCAAGGTGTTGGAGTCTCTCTACTCCCGTCCCATCATCACCGTAAATGATATTGCTGACATAACCGGGACCAGTTTTACCGCTGCCAATCAACTGATGCAGAAGTTCGTCGCGCACGAATTGCTTTCTGAGATCACTGGCCAGGTGCGAAATCGGCGGTTCCGCTATGACGCTTATATCGATCTCTTCACGGAGGGAGCGCAAGTATGA